In a single window of the Bradyrhizobium erythrophlei genome:
- a CDS encoding sulfonate ABC transporter substrate-binding protein, translating to MKRREFLQLSFGTVTIAALSQRARAQGSLKEIRIGYQKNGVLVIVRERATLEEHFGAQGVDVKFVEFSSGPPMMEAMNVGSIDYGAVGDSPPVFAQSAGAAIVYAAGEPITNGQGILVQGNSPIRAIADLKGKRVGFTKGSSAHNIVVQTLEKAGLIYADITPVYLTPPDAGPAFANGSIDAWSIWDPYFAIGETKQNGRILVNASDITKTNSFYIANRDFAKAHGQVLQQIIDVTASTAKWAETHRDAVAQALSAVTKIPLDIQTVAANRSSFAVGPITEDIIATQQGVADRFFKLGLIPKPVLVRDAVWKPVQT from the coding sequence ATGAAGCGTCGCGAGTTTTTGCAACTATCCTTTGGAACCGTGACGATCGCTGCGCTGTCGCAGCGTGCGAGGGCGCAAGGAAGCCTCAAGGAAATTCGCATCGGCTATCAGAAGAATGGCGTGCTCGTGATCGTGCGGGAGCGCGCGACCCTTGAGGAGCATTTTGGTGCCCAGGGCGTCGACGTGAAATTTGTCGAGTTCTCGTCGGGGCCTCCGATGATGGAAGCGATGAATGTCGGCAGCATCGATTACGGCGCCGTCGGCGACTCACCTCCGGTATTCGCGCAGTCGGCCGGAGCAGCCATCGTCTATGCCGCGGGTGAGCCGATCACCAACGGGCAGGGCATTCTGGTGCAGGGCAATTCGCCGATCCGCGCCATTGCGGATTTGAAGGGCAAGCGCGTCGGCTTCACCAAGGGCTCCAGCGCCCACAATATCGTCGTGCAGACCCTGGAAAAAGCAGGACTCATCTACGCCGATATCACGCCGGTCTATCTGACGCCGCCGGATGCGGGCCCGGCTTTCGCCAATGGCAGCATCGATGCCTGGTCGATCTGGGATCCGTATTTCGCGATCGGCGAGACCAAACAGAATGGCCGCATCCTGGTCAACGCGTCGGATATCACCAAGACCAACTCGTTCTATATCGCCAATCGCGACTTTGCGAAGGCCCACGGGCAGGTGTTGCAGCAGATCATCGATGTGACCGCCTCGACCGCAAAGTGGGCGGAGACGCACCGCGATGCGGTGGCGCAGGCACTGAGCGCGGTCACCAAGATCCCTCTCGACATCCAGACCGTCGCCGCCAACCGTTCGTCATTTGCCGTGGGGCCGATCACCGAGGACATCATCGCGACTCAACAGGGCGTCGCCGATCGCTTCTTCAAGCTTGGGCTCATTCCGAAACCGGTCTTGGTCCGCGATGCGGTCTGGAAGCCGGTGCAGACCTGA
- the ssuD gene encoding FMNH2-dependent alkanesulfonate monooxygenase — MSTHQSSKANILWFLPTHGDGRYLGTTTGGREVNFNYLRQIAQAADQLGYFGVLLPTGRSCEDSWVVASAVAPWTERLRYLVAVRPGLQSPGVAARMTATLDRVSNGRLLVNVVTGGDPVENKGDGIFLGHDERYAVTREFLNVYSDLLAGKTVNVEGRHIRIEDGRLLFPPVQSPRPALYFGGSSDAGIDVAVDTVDKYLTWGEPPAQVADKVNRVKAVAAARGRKLSFGIRLHVIVRETNAEAWKAADELIQYVTDETVASAQKIFSRMDSVGQQRMAQLHSGRRDKLEISPNLWAGVGLVRGGAGTALVGDPPTVAARIREYQDVGIDTFIMSGYPHLEEAYRFAELVFPLLSLQQNDNVTTLRVNTGPFGETIANERRPLLKASQS, encoded by the coding sequence ATGAGTACCCATCAGTCATCCAAAGCCAACATTCTCTGGTTCCTGCCGACCCACGGCGATGGCCGCTATCTGGGCACCACGACCGGCGGACGCGAAGTGAATTTCAATTACCTGCGCCAGATCGCGCAGGCCGCCGATCAACTCGGCTATTTCGGCGTGCTGCTGCCGACCGGGCGAAGCTGCGAAGATTCCTGGGTGGTGGCGTCGGCCGTGGCGCCATGGACCGAGCGGCTGCGTTATCTGGTGGCGGTGCGGCCCGGGCTGCAGTCGCCGGGCGTTGCCGCGCGCATGACCGCGACGCTCGACCGGGTGTCGAACGGACGACTGCTGGTCAACGTCGTCACCGGCGGCGACCCCGTCGAAAACAAGGGCGATGGAATTTTCCTCGGGCATGATGAGCGCTACGCCGTCACCCGCGAGTTTCTCAACGTCTACAGCGATCTGCTTGCGGGAAAGACCGTCAATGTCGAGGGCAGGCACATCCGCATCGAGGACGGACGCCTGCTGTTTCCCCCGGTGCAGTCGCCACGCCCGGCGCTCTATTTCGGCGGATCGTCGGATGCCGGCATCGATGTCGCCGTCGATACCGTCGATAAATATCTGACCTGGGGCGAGCCGCCGGCGCAGGTCGCCGACAAGGTCAACCGCGTCAAGGCGGTTGCCGCCGCGCGCGGACGCAAGCTCTCGTTCGGAATCCGGCTGCATGTGATCGTGCGTGAAACCAACGCCGAGGCCTGGAAGGCCGCGGACGAATTGATCCAGTACGTCACCGACGAGACCGTCGCCTCGGCGCAGAAGATCTTCTCCAGAATGGATTCGGTCGGCCAGCAGCGGATGGCGCAGTTGCATAGCGGACGCCGAGACAAGCTCGAGATCAGCCCGAATCTCTGGGCCGGCGTCGGCCTCGTGCGCGGCGGCGCGGGAACCGCACTGGTCGGCGATCCCCCGACCGTGGCGGCGCGCATCAGGGAGTATCAGGACGTCGGCATCGATACCTTCATCATGTCGGGCTACCCGCATCTCGAGGAAGCCTATCGCTTCGCCGAATTGGTGTTCCCGCTGTTGTCGTTGCAGCAGAACGACAATGTGACGACGCTTCGCGTCAATACCGGACCATTCGGCGAGACCATCGCCAATGAACGCCGGCCTTTGCTGAAGGCTTCGCAATCATGA
- the ssuC gene encoding aliphatic sulfonate ABC transporter permease SsuC, whose protein sequence is MSLIESLPRVRGLRLPRADGLIQWIVPLAIVVVWQAACETGFVPGRVLPAPSDVALAGWKLLLSGELARNIWVSFWRAGAGFVIGGGIGFAFGLANGLSQLSNKLTDTTLQMVRNIPHLALIPLVILWFGIDESAKLFLVALGVFFPIYLNTLHGIRSVDPQLVEMGRIYGMTDGELFRRVIFPGALPSIFVGVRFALGIMWLTLIVAETIAASSGLGYMAMQAREFMQIDVVVLSILIYALLGKLADSAARVLERLTLSWHPAFQKT, encoded by the coding sequence ATGAGCCTGATCGAAAGCCTTCCGCGCGTCCGTGGCCTGCGGCTGCCGCGCGCCGATGGCCTGATCCAGTGGATCGTGCCGCTGGCCATCGTAGTGGTCTGGCAGGCCGCCTGCGAGACCGGATTCGTGCCGGGGCGCGTGCTGCCGGCGCCGAGCGATGTGGCATTGGCGGGCTGGAAGCTGCTGCTGTCGGGCGAACTGGCGCGCAATATCTGGGTCAGCTTCTGGCGCGCCGGCGCGGGCTTTGTCATCGGCGGCGGCATCGGCTTTGCTTTCGGCCTGGCCAATGGCCTGTCGCAACTCAGCAACAAGCTGACCGATACGACGTTGCAGATGGTGCGCAACATTCCGCATCTGGCGCTGATCCCGCTGGTCATCCTGTGGTTCGGGATCGATGAGTCCGCGAAACTGTTTCTGGTCGCGCTCGGGGTGTTCTTTCCGATCTATCTCAACACCCTGCACGGTATCCGCAGTGTCGATCCGCAGCTGGTCGAGATGGGACGCATCTACGGCATGACCGATGGCGAGTTGTTCCGGCGGGTGATCTTTCCGGGCGCATTGCCCTCGATTTTCGTCGGCGTGCGCTTTGCGCTCGGCATCATGTGGCTGACGTTGATCGTGGCGGAGACCATCGCCGCCTCGTCGGGGCTGGGCTACATGGCGATGCAGGCGCGCGAGTTCATGCAGATCGACGTCGTCGTGCTCAGCATCCTGATCTACGCCTTGCTGGGAAAACTGGCCGACAGCGCCGCGCGTGTGCTTGAGCGGCTGACACTGTCCTGGCATCCGGCGTTCCAGAAAACGTGA
- a CDS encoding ATP-binding cassette domain-containing protein — MQEAVRFRSSDAEPVDRADFIEQARVARRGSEASSRGLPLTIRGLRKSFGDNEVLRGIDLHIPAGQFVAIVGRSGCGKSTLLRLIAGLETIDAGTIGFGAETRPEDVRVMFQEPRLLPWARVLSNVEVGLGRDRASSDAQARAEQALAEVGLEDKRGQWPAVLSGGQKQRVALARALVSHPRVLAFDEPLGALDALTRISMQRLLERVWHDQAFTAILVTHDVSEAVALADRVLVIEHGRIAHDVKVDIPRPHRRGAADLAALEGSILRDLLRSADEPLDL, encoded by the coding sequence ATGCAGGAAGCCGTTCGTTTTCGCTCATCGGATGCCGAGCCCGTGGATCGCGCCGACTTCATCGAGCAGGCGCGGGTAGCGCGGCGCGGTTCGGAAGCCTCCTCGCGCGGCCTTCCACTGACCATTCGGGGCTTGCGCAAATCGTTCGGCGACAACGAGGTGTTGCGCGGTATCGACCTGCATATTCCGGCGGGACAATTTGTGGCGATCGTCGGCCGCAGCGGCTGCGGCAAGAGCACGCTGCTGCGCCTGATCGCCGGCCTCGAGACGATCGATGCCGGCACGATTGGCTTTGGCGCGGAAACGCGGCCCGAGGATGTGCGGGTGATGTTTCAGGAGCCGCGGCTGTTGCCATGGGCGCGGGTGCTGTCGAACGTCGAAGTCGGCCTCGGTCGTGACCGCGCATCTTCGGATGCACAGGCGCGCGCCGAACAGGCGCTGGCGGAAGTCGGTCTCGAGGACAAGCGGGGGCAATGGCCGGCGGTTCTCTCCGGCGGACAGAAGCAGCGCGTGGCGCTGGCCCGCGCGCTGGTCAGTCATCCCCGCGTTCTGGCGTTCGACGAGCCGCTGGGCGCGCTTGACGCGCTGACGCGGATTTCGATGCAGCGCCTGCTGGAGCGGGTCTGGCACGATCAGGCCTTCACCGCGATCCTGGTGACCCATGACGTGTCGGAAGCCGTTGCGCTCGCCGATCGCGTGCTGGTGATCGAGCACGGCCGCATCGCGCACGATGTCAAGGTCGATATCCCGCGTCCCCACCGGCGCGGCGCGGCCGATCTTGCGGCGCTGGAAGGCTCGATCCTGCGCGACCTTCTCCGATCGGCGGATGAACCACTGGACTTGTGA
- a CDS encoding flavin reductase family protein, translating into MNSAVRTIKIDREVSSGDFRSAMRHLAGGVSVITVGSGKDITGMTVTSVSSLSVDPPTLIASINRGSSSWPLLARHGFFGVNILTADQIDIAERFTGKDGLKGADRFAGAPWTAGLSGVPLLAGALAAIECEAEDILERHSHAIVIGRVLDIRTSGRTAALAYWQGQYVAIDQNEDAIRLAEVSLPAPRALRKI; encoded by the coding sequence ATGAATTCCGCCGTCCGCACCATCAAGATCGATCGCGAAGTTTCCTCAGGAGATTTTCGCAGCGCCATGCGTCATCTGGCGGGCGGGGTCAGCGTGATCACAGTCGGAAGCGGCAAGGATATCACGGGGATGACCGTGACATCGGTATCGTCGCTGTCGGTCGATCCGCCAACCCTGATTGCCAGCATCAACCGGGGATCATCGTCCTGGCCGCTGCTCGCACGTCACGGTTTCTTCGGCGTAAATATCCTGACCGCCGATCAGATCGATATCGCCGAGCGGTTTACCGGCAAGGACGGATTGAAGGGCGCCGACCGCTTCGCCGGCGCGCCGTGGACCGCCGGCCTGTCCGGCGTGCCGCTTTTGGCCGGCGCTTTGGCGGCGATCGAATGTGAAGCCGAGGATATCCTCGAGCGGCACTCCCATGCGATTGTGATCGGGCGGGTGCTGGACATCAGGACCTCGGGGCGTACCGCGGCGCTGGCCTACTGGCAGGGCCAATATGTCGCGATCGACCAGAACGAGGATGCGATCAGGCTTGCCGAGGTCAGCCTTCCGGCCCCGCGCGCTCTGCGCAAAATTTGA
- a CDS encoding sigma-54 interaction domain-containing protein, with product MRLLIVGTLKGQLTTATKIAMDNGASVTHAEDHEQAMRVLRGGKGADLLLVDVALDIRDLVMRLEAEHIHVPIVACGISNDARAAVAAIHAGAKEYIPLPPDPELIAAVLAAVANDSRDLIYRDEAMAKVIKLAQQIAGSDASVMITGESGTGKEVLARYVHTRSNRAKKPFISINCAAIPEHLLESELFGHEKGAFTGAVARRIGKFEEATGGTLLLDEISEMDVRLQSKLLRAIQERVIDRVGGTRPVPVDIRIIATSNRNLADAVREGSFREDLLFRLNVVNLKIPPLRERPADILELAQHFAKKYADANGVPLRPISADARRVLTSNRWQGNVRELENTIHRSVLMAQGDEIGVDAILTPDGDRLDLVKTVPAVAHATFAAEQVTRALVGRTVADVERDLILETLKHCLGNRTHAANILGISIRTLRNKLNEYADGGLPITPAGAGEYHRVAATA from the coding sequence ATGCGGCTTCTCATCGTTGGCACATTGAAGGGCCAGCTTACGACGGCCACCAAGATCGCCATGGACAATGGCGCTTCCGTTACGCATGCGGAGGATCACGAACAGGCGATGCGGGTGCTGCGCGGCGGCAAGGGCGCCGACCTGCTGCTGGTCGATGTCGCCCTCGACATCCGCGATCTGGTGATGCGGCTCGAGGCCGAACACATTCACGTCCCGATCGTCGCCTGCGGCATCTCCAATGACGCCCGCGCCGCGGTCGCCGCGATCCACGCCGGCGCCAAGGAGTACATCCCGCTACCGCCGGATCCCGAATTGATCGCCGCGGTGCTCGCCGCCGTCGCCAACGATTCGCGCGATCTGATCTACCGCGACGAAGCGATGGCCAAGGTGATCAAGCTGGCGCAGCAGATCGCCGGCTCCGACGCTTCCGTCATGATCACCGGCGAATCCGGCACCGGCAAGGAGGTGCTGGCGCGCTATGTCCATACCCGCTCCAACCGCGCCAAGAAGCCGTTCATCAGCATCAATTGCGCGGCGATCCCCGAGCATCTGCTTGAATCCGAACTGTTCGGCCACGAAAAGGGCGCGTTCACCGGCGCCGTCGCGCGCCGTATCGGAAAATTTGAGGAAGCCACCGGCGGCACGCTGCTGCTGGATGAAATCTCCGAGATGGATGTGCGACTGCAATCCAAATTGCTGCGCGCGATCCAGGAGCGCGTGATCGATCGCGTCGGCGGCACCCGCCCGGTCCCGGTCGATATCCGCATCATCGCGACCTCGAACCGCAATCTCGCCGATGCCGTGCGCGAAGGCAGCTTCCGCGAAGACCTGTTGTTCCGGCTCAACGTCGTGAACCTGAAGATACCGCCGCTGCGCGAACGCCCGGCCGACATTCTCGAACTGGCACAGCATTTCGCCAAGAAATATGCCGACGCCAACGGCGTGCCGTTGCGGCCGATTTCGGCGGATGCAAGGCGGGTGCTGACTTCCAACCGCTGGCAGGGCAACGTCCGCGAACTGGAAAACACCATTCATCGTTCGGTGCTGATGGCGCAGGGCGACGAGATCGGCGTCGACGCCATCCTGACGCCGGACGGCGACCGTCTCGACCTGGTCAAGACGGTGCCGGCGGTAGCGCACGCCACTTTCGCCGCCGAACAGGTCACCCGCGCGCTGGTCGGGCGTACGGTAGCCGACGTAGAGCGCGATCTCATTCTGGAAACGCTCAAGCATTGCCTCGGCAACCGCACCCACGCAGCGAACATTCTCGGTATCTCGATCCGTACGCTGCGCAACAAGCTGAACGAATATGCCGACGGCGGATTGCCGATCACGCCCGCCGGCGCCGGCGAATATCACCGCGTCGCTGCGACGGCGTGA
- the fliN gene encoding flagellar motor switch protein FliN — MSDTDAQVPLPDLNAANAPPLNDVTYHEDEQASRVAADLEAVFDVPVQVSAVLGRSKMDIGELLKLGPGTVLELDRRVGEAIDIYVNNRLVARGEVVLVEDKLGVTMTEIIKAERT; from the coding sequence ATGAGTGACACCGACGCACAGGTCCCGCTTCCAGATCTCAACGCCGCTAACGCGCCGCCGCTCAACGACGTGACCTATCACGAGGACGAACAGGCGTCCCGCGTCGCCGCCGACCTGGAAGCCGTGTTCGACGTGCCGGTACAGGTCTCGGCGGTGCTCGGCCGCTCGAAGATGGATATCGGCGAACTGTTGAAACTCGGGCCCGGGACTGTACTCGAACTCGATCGCCGCGTCGGCGAAGCCATCGACATCTATGTCAACAACCGGCTGGTGGCGCGCGGCGAGGTGGTGCTGGTGGAAGACAAGCTTGGCGTAACCATGACCGAAATCATCAAGGCTGAACGCACCTGA
- a CDS encoding FliH/SctL family protein, whose translation MAAPAKFLFDMDFSAPDKSRERPATPSEIAQKIASAEARAYREGYDAGQREAKAESDRRSALALEEIRLGIQGIAARFSGIETRMETEAVDVAVAVARKLCRELISSEPLGEITGLVSDCFSHLVSTPHLVVRINDSLYEAARDRIERLAKQSGFEGRLVILAEPEIETGDCRIEWADGGVVLERVAIEAKINELVGRYMASRNQAAT comes from the coding sequence ATGGCCGCCCCCGCCAAATTCCTGTTCGACATGGACTTCTCGGCGCCAGACAAGTCGCGTGAGCGGCCCGCCACGCCGTCGGAAATCGCGCAGAAGATCGCCTCGGCCGAGGCCCGCGCCTATCGCGAGGGCTATGATGCCGGGCAGCGCGAGGCGAAGGCGGAAAGCGACCGCCGTTCCGCGCTGGCGCTCGAGGAGATCCGGTTAGGCATCCAGGGCATCGCCGCGCGCTTTTCCGGCATTGAAACCCGAATGGAAACCGAAGCCGTCGATGTCGCGGTTGCCGTGGCGCGCAAGCTGTGCCGGGAATTGATTTCCAGCGAGCCGCTTGGCGAGATCACCGGACTGGTGAGCGACTGCTTCTCGCATCTGGTATCGACGCCGCATCTGGTGGTTCGGATCAACGATTCCCTTTACGAGGCTGCCCGCGATCGGATCGAGCGGCTGGCCAAGCAAAGCGGTTTCGAAGGGCGCCTGGTGATCCTGGCGGAGCCCGAAATCGAGACCGGCGATTGCAGGATCGAGTGGGCCGATGGTGGCGTGGTGCTGGAGCGCGTGGCGATCGAGGCAAAGATCAACGAACTTGTCGGGCGCTACATGGCGTCCCGCAATCAGGCCGCAACTTGA
- the fliG gene encoding flagellar motor switch protein FliG has protein sequence MAVPQTTNANDISTVIAQLASRQANRPKGPKMSGPKRAAILMLALGEQYGGKVWSLLDDDEVRELSMHMSTLGTVEADVVEDLLLEFVSRMSASGALMGTFDATERLLQQYLPTERVSGIMDEIRGPAGRNMWEKLSNVQEEVLANYLKNEYPQTIAVVLSKLKSEHAARVLAILPEDMALDVIGRMLRMEAVQKEVIERVEQTLRTEFMSNLSQTRRRDAHEVMAEIFNNFDRQTETRFITSLEEENRESAERIKALMFTFDDLIKLDSASAQTLMRNIDKDKLGVALKSANEEVRGFFLGNMSSRAGKMLLDDMGAMGPVRLRDVDEAQALLVNLAKDLAAKGEITLTKNRADDELVY, from the coding sequence ATGGCCGTACCGCAAACCACAAACGCCAACGATATCTCCACCGTCATCGCCCAATTGGCGAGCCGGCAGGCGAATCGTCCCAAGGGTCCGAAAATGAGCGGCCCGAAACGCGCCGCGATCCTGATGCTGGCGCTGGGAGAACAATATGGCGGCAAGGTCTGGTCGCTGCTCGACGACGACGAAGTGCGCGAACTGTCGATGCATATGTCGACGCTTGGCACCGTCGAGGCCGACGTGGTGGAAGACCTGCTGCTCGAATTCGTGTCGCGGATGTCGGCGTCCGGCGCATTGATGGGAACGTTCGACGCCACCGAACGGCTGTTGCAGCAATACCTGCCCACGGAGCGCGTGAGCGGCATCATGGACGAAATTCGCGGCCCGGCGGGTCGCAACATGTGGGAGAAACTCTCCAACGTTCAGGAAGAGGTGCTCGCCAACTATCTCAAGAATGAATATCCGCAGACCATCGCCGTGGTGCTGTCGAAGCTCAAGTCGGAGCATGCCGCCCGGGTGCTGGCGATCCTGCCCGAGGACATGGCGCTCGACGTGATCGGCCGGATGCTGAGGATGGAAGCGGTGCAGAAGGAAGTGATCGAGCGCGTCGAACAGACGCTTCGCACCGAATTCATGTCGAACCTGTCGCAGACCCGCCGCCGCGACGCCCACGAGGTGATGGCCGAGATCTTCAACAATTTCGACCGCCAGACCGAAACCCGCTTCATCACTTCGCTGGAAGAGGAGAACCGCGAATCCGCCGAACGCATCAAGGCGCTGATGTTCACCTTCGACGATCTCATCAAGCTCGATTCCGCTTCCGCCCAGACATTGATGCGCAACATCGACAAGGACAAGCTCGGCGTCGCGCTGAAGAGCGCCAACGAGGAGGTACGCGGCTTCTTCCTCGGCAACATGTCATCCCGCGCCGGCAAGATGCTGCTGGACGACATGGGGGCAATGGGACCGGTACGCTTGCGCGATGTCGACGAGGCGCAGGCGCTGCTTGTCAATCTTGCCAAGGATCTCGCGGCCAAGGGCGAAATCACGCTGACCAAGAACCGCGCCGACGACGAGCTGGTGTACTGA
- the fliF gene encoding flagellar basal-body MS-ring/collar protein FliF, whose translation MQSLLGFLKGLGASRLMAMVAVTAALIGFFAFVIMRVTTPQMTTLFTDLSLEDSSAITKDLERQAIPYELRNDGAVIMVPKDKVTRLRMKLAEGGLPKGGGVGYEIFDKSDALGTTSFVQNINHLRALEGELARTIRAIDRIQAARVHLVLPERPLFSRETPEPSASIVVRVRGTLEPQQIRAIRHLVASAVSGLKPQRVSIVDEAGQLLADGAGGDTDSAVGDDRRTAYEKRMRNEVEAIVSSVVGAGRARVQLSADFDYNKVTQTSDKFDPEGRVLRSSQTREESSATAENNGQVTVNNELPGNQRQDTATPARDQSKKTEETNNYEISHTTKTEVTEAGRVNRISVAVLVDGSYSKNEKGEMVYQERGKAELERIATLVRSAIGFDQKRGDQVEVVNLKFAEAPAVAPLAEPTGLLGMLQFTKDDVMYVIELGVMMLLSLVVLFMVIRPLVKRILASEEVPSLTGAGSAPALTDGSAQADGAGGQSLVPGTNATAQLIDVAQVQGQVHAQSVHRVGELAERNPNETASIVRQWLTEPAA comes from the coding sequence TTGCAGAGTCTTTTAGGCTTCCTGAAGGGTCTGGGTGCGTCGCGGTTGATGGCGATGGTCGCGGTGACAGCCGCGCTGATCGGCTTCTTCGCGTTCGTCATCATGCGCGTCACGACGCCGCAGATGACCACCCTGTTTACCGACCTCAGCCTCGAGGATTCCTCCGCCATCACCAAGGACCTGGAACGCCAGGCGATCCCTTACGAACTGCGCAACGACGGCGCGGTGATCATGGTGCCAAAGGACAAGGTCACGCGGCTGCGCATGAAGCTCGCCGAGGGCGGCTTGCCCAAGGGCGGCGGCGTTGGCTACGAGATTTTCGACAAATCCGACGCGCTCGGCACCACGAGCTTCGTGCAGAACATCAATCATTTGCGCGCGCTCGAGGGCGAGCTTGCCCGTACCATTCGCGCCATCGACCGCATCCAGGCGGCCCGGGTCCATCTGGTGTTGCCCGAGCGGCCGCTGTTTTCGCGCGAGACGCCCGAACCATCCGCCTCAATCGTCGTGCGCGTGCGCGGGACGCTCGAACCGCAGCAGATTCGCGCCATCCGCCACCTGGTCGCCTCCGCCGTCAGCGGCCTGAAGCCGCAGCGGGTGTCGATCGTCGATGAGGCCGGTCAATTGCTCGCCGACGGCGCGGGTGGCGACACCGATAGCGCGGTCGGGGACGATCGCCGCACCGCCTATGAGAAGCGAATGCGCAATGAGGTAGAGGCGATCGTGTCGTCCGTGGTCGGCGCCGGCCGCGCCCGCGTCCAGCTCTCGGCCGACTTCGACTACAACAAGGTTACCCAGACCTCGGACAAGTTCGACCCCGAAGGCCGGGTGCTGCGCTCGAGCCAGACCCGGGAAGAATCCAGCGCGACCGCCGAAAATAACGGCCAGGTCACCGTCAACAACGAATTGCCGGGCAATCAGCGCCAGGACACTGCGACGCCGGCGCGCGACCAGAGCAAGAAAACCGAGGAAACCAACAACTACGAAATCTCCCACACCACCAAGACCGAAGTCACAGAGGCCGGCCGGGTCAACCGTATCTCGGTCGCCGTGCTGGTCGATGGCAGTTATTCCAAGAATGAAAAAGGCGAAATGGTCTATCAGGAACGCGGCAAGGCGGAGCTGGAGCGGATCGCGACGCTGGTGCGCTCGGCGATCGGCTTCGATCAGAAGCGCGGCGACCAGGTCGAGGTCGTGAACCTGAAATTCGCCGAAGCGCCGGCGGTGGCCCCGCTCGCCGAGCCGACCGGCCTGCTCGGCATGCTGCAATTCACCAAGGACGACGTGATGTACGTCATCGAACTCGGAGTCATGATGCTGCTCAGCCTCGTGGTGCTGTTCATGGTGATCCGGCCGCTGGTCAAGCGCATCCTGGCTTCCGAGGAGGTCCCCTCGCTCACCGGCGCCGGTTCGGCACCGGCGTTAACCGACGGCAGCGCCCAAGCCGACGGCGCAGGCGGGCAAAGCCTCGTTCCCGGCACCAACGCCACCGCGCAATTGATCGACGTCGCCCAGGTCCAGGGCCAGGTCCACGCCCAGTCGGTGCATCGCGTCGGCGAGCTGGCCGAGCGAAACCCCAACGAAACCGCTTCCATCGTTCGTCAATGGCTCACCGAGCCGGCTGCGTGA
- a CDS encoding DUF1153 domain-containing protein gives MTEPHRPRVKYVIGPDGSPLTIADLPAPGTKRWVIRRKAEVVAAVRGGLLSLEEACSRYTLTVDEFLSWQFSIDQHGLAGLRTTRIQQYRQ, from the coding sequence ATGACAGAACCCCATCGCCCGAGGGTAAAATACGTCATCGGGCCTGACGGCAGTCCGTTAACAATTGCGGATTTGCCCGCGCCCGGCACTAAACGGTGGGTTATTCGCCGTAAGGCCGAAGTCGTTGCCGCTGTCCGCGGCGGCCTGCTCTCCCTCGAGGAGGCTTGCAGCCGTTATACGCTGACCGTCGACGAATTCCTGTCCTGGCAGTTTTCCATCGATCAGCATGGCCTTGCGGGGCTGCGCACCACGCGCATCCAGCAATATCGCCAATAA
- a CDS encoding flagellar hook assembly protein FlgD: MTTTSATASPVVSGTTPLPASSSSSGSSASAANALASSQIAGNFQSFLTLLTTQLQNQNPLSPLDTNQFTQQLVEFAGVQQQLNTNDSLATLVSLQQTAQSTQALGFVGKTAVVNGSTAGLTNGSATWELSIPTNSTLNVTIASSTGQTVFSGSYPVTAGNNQPFVWNGQGSDGTQYSSGNYTMTATAKDSSNNTVAVTTQVQGVVNSVDLTQSPPLLSINGSTYTVSQIQSIVN, from the coding sequence ATGACAACAACATCAGCCACAGCCAGCCCGGTCGTTTCGGGGACGACGCCCCTACCCGCCTCTTCCTCCTCGTCAGGCTCATCGGCGTCGGCTGCAAATGCGCTGGCGTCCTCGCAAATTGCCGGCAACTTTCAAAGCTTTCTGACCCTGCTGACAACGCAATTGCAGAACCAGAACCCGCTCAGTCCGCTGGACACCAACCAATTCACCCAGCAGCTGGTCGAATTCGCCGGCGTCCAGCAGCAGCTCAACACCAACGATTCACTGGCGACGCTGGTATCCTTGCAGCAGACCGCGCAATCGACCCAGGCGCTCGGATTCGTCGGCAAGACCGCGGTGGTCAATGGCAGCACGGCGGGACTGACCAACGGCAGCGCGACCTGGGAGCTCAGCATTCCGACCAATTCAACCCTCAACGTCACCATCGCCAGCAGCACCGGTCAGACCGTGTTCTCGGGCAGCTATCCCGTAACCGCGGGCAACAACCAGCCCTTCGTGTGGAACGGCCAAGGCAGTGACGGCACCCAATACTCTTCCGGCAATTACACCATGACGGCCACCGCCAAGGACTCCTCGAACAACACCGTCGCCGTTACCACGCAGGTCCAGGGCGTGGTCAATTCGGTCGATCTCACTCAATCGCCTCCGTTGCTGTCGATCAACGGCTCGACTTACACCGTCAGCCAGATCCAGAGCATCGTGAACTAG